Within the Dunckerocampus dactyliophorus isolate RoL2022-P2 chromosome 10, RoL_Ddac_1.1, whole genome shotgun sequence genome, the region atataaaggatctttgataaGTATTTTtgtgattcctaaaaacagagTGCTCTGGTcatatagacaatctttgacaatttttgcagtagattcctaaaaacagtagAGTCCTGTAAAATAGAGGACCTAGTGTTTGACCTAGTGACCTAGTGTGTGACCTAGTGTTTctgtagcacattctaaaatacagcAGCGCACTTCTGacataaagaggatctttgacttgcgtttttgcaagtgcttaaaaacagctgaaGGCTCTTGTCATATCGAGGATCTATGAGCAGCATTTCTGAAgatgattcctaaaaacagcagagcgcttttgtcatatagagcatctttgactgccatttttgcagtatgtccttatAAAAGGCAGCACAGCACGCTCCTGCTATAAAGCACTAACATATTATGATGATCTATTTAGTGAGGTAAAACATTGTAAGGTGTGACAGAAGCTTGCATTGACATATCCAAAATAAGAATAGTGAAGGAAGAAGCTTTGTGAAAATGTAAACCGTCCTGTATTAATGTAAGCGCTCcaccttcattttttttttttggcaaagtagcttcttgtgttttttttaagcaacaatATGTGCTATGTTTAGTGtttggaccagccaggacacatcTTGTCCAGTGGTGGGTAACATACGACatgcgacttaaaaaaaaacctaataaagccTCAGAGGAAGCGTTATCAAGCTTATCAGACAAGTTGGCATCATTACCATTGTGTCTCGCTATAGCCAGCAGCAGATATGATAacattgtgtgcgtgtgtgtgtgtttatcttGGTGTGGTGTCAGGTTTCAGATCGCACCATCTTCCTTCTCAAGGTCCAGCGAGTCAGGGTCACCCGGTCTTGCCGGCCTAAAACTCAGCCTGTCCTCTGCACCAGCAGCCACCGCCCACTCCCAGGATGGTGAGGATTTGTTGTTTCTACTTCCCCTCCTTACTCCCGTTTGTGTCTTTGACATATTGAATTACTACTTCCTCAGACAGTGTCCAGAGGCCTTTGTTACTTAACTGCAGAGAGACCATCTATTAATCCTCAGTCCTAAATACTAAATAGGTCTTCAAAATGTGTTAtgcattattatatatgttggTAATGCATATAAGCTACTGTATGACATGTATCGTTTCAATATAAAAACCCTAaatgtcagctttacagatgctaGCTTCCAGCATTTTTATTTGTCTGTGCCTGTCACACAGAACTCAGCAAACAGCAGGACATTGCCATTGATGTGCATGCTTTTAAAAGATTTCTAATGAAAGACCCTCTGATTGGTTTTTAGAATTGCAAGGAGGGCCGAATGAAATGCGGGCAATATTTGGCCCATGAGCCGCAGGTTGCGTGGATAACAGTAACATGGTTGCAAGCGTAGAGGTTGTAAAGCTGCTATAATATCAAAGAGACACTCCCTTTTATTGTGGCTCTGACAAGGTCGCACTGTAGTTTTGATCTAAATCTTGCTTCATAACTCTTATTGCCGTTTTGGTACTCTATAATGTATTCATTCCTGCAGAAGTCTGCACACTTTTATCCATCAACCAGTCAGCACGACCGCCACTGTCCAGTGTGCCTGCAGACGGCCAGCTTCCCAGTCCAGACCAACTGTGGACATTTATTCTGTGGTaggacacacgcacgcacgcagtgTGACGTCTGTTGATGTACCCCATCACAGAGACCATCTGTTCCATCTTTTTAATCACTAACAGTTGCCATGGTAACGCTGCCCTGCCTCTCCATCATTATTCTGAGGGAAAAACTTCATTTAGCGAATGACAAAAACCCTACAGTTAAGACACATTTGGCATTATCGAGCGGGTGCATGGAAATGACACAAAGAAGTGGTTGTAAGAAGTTGTGTAAAGAGATTTTGATGACAAATatgaattgttttgtgcattgggAAAATGATATGACCATGTTTTGCACAACTCTAAAAAGGTCCTGGCCACATCTAGAATCATCTAGAACATTCTAATCAACAATATATTACAATTTTGGACATGTCTGTTTTGAGAAAGGAACATTTGGACATGCAACTtttgattaaaatgtgaaaaaacaataataaaatatattatataggtATTATTctaacaatactgtatatataaacatCTTATCTTTCAGCATCTGTGTTTTTCCTTCACCTTTTATGACACCTGACACATTAACATGGCCCACTTACCTCTTTGACACATTATTTCAGGGCTGGCCATATACGACCCACTGCACcattctaaaaacaaaataaaacctcAGTGGATCTGCTATAAAAATCCCAATAAACATAGTTCCATGTTATTGCAGCTTCGTGTTTGATCACCTACTGGAGACATGGCATGTGGTTGGACCCAATCAGCTGTCCTCTTTGTAGACAAAAGGTAATATactcttacagtatttttgtaACTTTGTTGTAAAAACGTACTATATGTACattcagaataaaaaaaaaaataacgactCCTCAGGTCAGCGCCATGTGTCAGCTATTCAACGACACCCGATCGGATCAGCAGTCCAAGGACATTCTTGGGGAAATAATGGACTACAACCAACGTTATTCTGGAGCACCGAGACAGGTCAGTGTACTCAAACTTGAAACATGTTGCATTAACACAAATGCTTCAGTGAATGCACCTATTCAATTTAGCGCTTatagtcactgtgtgtgtggtctacaaaagtaAATAACCGTCTCTCATTGGCACCGGGTCAATAAACATTGGCATCAACAGCTGTCAACCTCCCGATGTCGTCTTTTAAGAACTTGTTTTAACACCACAAGAtgacagtagctgcatttgaagtacaggaccatgttttcctttccactttctcatgcacttcaAATCATTATTTAAGTTAAAAACATGAGCTTTtctgaaataaatgttaaaatttgGGAAATACCTGCAGTAAGAAACTTCACATTTTCTATAAATTGCAATATTTCCCCTTCTATCCAGATAAGAGCCTACCTGTGTGACGCACCTCTCCTCCTGCAGCTCATGGTCCGCAGCCTGGGCACCATTGAGGGTCTCGTTGGgctcttcttcttgcgggtggctcTGTGCTGTGTGGGCACCATGGTCTCCATCTCCTCCTCATCATTATCGTCATCTAGTCCGATTAAAGCAGACCCCACCCTGTGCGGCCTTTTGGGGGTCTTAGATGACCTGGTGGTGGTCATCCTGCTGCTCCTCTGCGTCATCAACGTTAACCAGCAGATAGCGCCAGAGAGAGGACACCCCGCCAGCACAGGAGCGATGGAGAGTTCACGTTAGGCAATGCAGTTGCGTTTGATTCCTCCAGGGGGCGCAGCTAGAAAGGAATGGTATATGACGATAAATGGCATCTGAAACTTTGAGAAGTGTTCACAATTGTAGCTTAAATTGCAATGTTTAAATAATCTCTTATTTACTATTTAAATCATAGCATTTTGATATCATTGTAAATATCGTATAATGTTATTCGTGTTTttatgtataaaataaatatttattttctcttgaaacaaaagtttattacttttatttgttttttggtaGCGCTTGTACAAATCAatattttacttgtttttttttttaaaggcagtgTGAAGGCACCTTAAAAACACAGAAACACAGTGATTGCTGGAATTAGATGCACAAAATGTGACAGTACagtcaaaacagcagagcagtaACGGAGAGCATaaaaatgaagacattaacgGTGTCCTTAGCGTGCATCGCTGCACCATGCGGCGGCGTTGCGGAATAGGCGGAGCCACGGCGAAGGTTGTTTGAGGGCGGCTCTGAAGTCCTGCGGGGCCCACGGCCACTGCCAGCCCAGCGTGCAGCGCTCCGGATGGGGCATCATGGCCAGGTGCCTGCCGTCCTTAGAGCTGAGGCCCGCAATGCCCCGTGGGGAGCCGTTGGGGTTCAGAGGGTACTCCTCGGTGGGCTGACCCTGGTCATCGAGGTAACGGATGGGGGCGAGGCCTCCGGAGGTGATCTTATCCAGAGCTTGAGTGCTGCGGAATTGCATCAGACCTGCAGCAATTGAATGAGGGGATGAAATCAATAataattatatgttattataacaacataattattgtaaaaatggttaaacatggttaaagtgtgattccaatgttgtgctactattaaagtactaggaatacattttcagacgtgtggtatcttttagcttgatcatcagtaaaaatgggcatatttcacagatggttgcaaatggtgactaatcatgattcattaacttgaaaactgtgattaaaattgtaatcatttcacagccctagtatttatacatttaaaaaggtaTGGTTTTTAATAGCTATTTTTGAGACAAGGCCATTTCCTTGGGTGACCACATGATGGACCAGATCTATACCTTCTCCGTGAGCGACCCACACTCCCAGAGATGAGCCCTCCATGCCGGCGAGCCACACGGACGGCGACGCTTGGATTCCAACGCTGACAAAGCGTGACTCGAACCTGCCAGACTTATTGTGGGTCAGCACCACTTCTGATGCTGGAGGACAAATCGCAGCGTCATTCTTCAATtcatcaatgaatgaatgaatcagacTTTATCAAGGTGCCCCCTTTGAGGAGTTCTTGTTTagtgcagtggtccccaaccccgggccgcagagaaagaaaaaataatttccattatttcattgttttatgttttattttgaaaagtggccggattctctctgttacatccgtctcacttgacgcatgtcaatgtgcgtgtgctaacttgctctcgccgcacagatagactaccaCTGTAttgttagcatttttctttcacctcatatttggtgtcaaatgctgatactatgtgggaatgcataaaggtaagttttgatgacttattgagtgctaatgtgcacatttgtctcagttcatgctagcacactgccttttactacacacgtcaaacagcgatgtaataatctctctggaaaaacttggctggaacttgaactggtagatggtgggtcggcattcattttgtgcttttaatttgatgttattcatgtcttcgttttacacaatatataaatatgataaattagatcgctataatgtacgacaccCCCTCCGCCTCTCCCGGTCCGCGGGACATTTGTGGgcacacaagccggtccgtgggtcaaaaacgtttggggaccactggtttagTGGACTACACAAAGATTCAGACCATCAAAAGCTAAGTGGTCTTCATGTTAAAATTGATGAGATTCATCTCACCAGCGCCATCCTGGCCCTCTCCCACCCAGCCCAGAAGGGCGAGCAACTGGCAGCCATTGCACACGCCCAGACTCAGCGTGTCTCCCCTCTGGCGGAAGCGGTCAAATTCTGCTTTGGCCGTAGCGTTGTAGGTGACAGTGGCGGCCCAACCTTTAGGTGACAGACAGACAATCTAGTGTAATGTAGGTACTATATGAGTCATCATTAACGTGTCCttattacagtacatgcctTTGGCCGATCCCAGCACGTCAGCGTAACTGAACCCTCCTACGAACACCACGGCTTTGAAGGGTTCCAGTGTGACGGAGGCGGAGCCCAGGTCCTGCATGGTGACGTCCCACACCTGCGCACAAGTGCAGACAAAGGCTTGTGTCTGAGGACGTCATGGATTCCTTGGTGcatcaaatggaaaaaaaaaacaaaaacccaaccTCAAAGCCTGCCATGTAGAGAGAGACGGACATTTCTCTGTCTCCGTTACTGCCCTCCTCCCTCACCACGGCTGCACGAGGCTGCGCTGCTGCTCCAGGATACAAAATGTCATTGAATATTTCACATTACTGTGGTCCCAAAGGAAATAAGGTTATTACGTTTCACCATCATAAAACTGTTGAGGGATTGTttaaagtagtattttttttttttttaacattcctaaCTGTCCTACGGGTGTAAAAGATAACCACTgtctaatacaggggtgtccaaaatgtgggcTGTGGCTGTTTCCGCCATGCATtctaaaaacattatttaacaagaaaactcaaaaaaacaacaaaaggggAAAGTTATGATCCATCCACCCATATGAGAAGAAATTTTggaggagaaaatttacaagaagaaagttgaaatagttggaaaattcaacaaaaacaacagcattggaaaaaagagctgtaattttacaagaataaagtcaaaagtttaaaagaaaaaagttgtattacaacaacaaaaaattttatgaaaataaactcgtaatattatgaggaaaaattatgtcattttaggagcatagagttgaaatattaagacaaaaatatatacacacacacccacacacaaactATATATATCAAACAGAGGGAACGGGAAGGTTTTTGCAAAGTGATACTGTCCCCTAGTGGCCTTTTATGGGTACTGCCAGTCGTGTAGAGTATAATCAGTGACACTCTTCTAGTTTAATTTCCTCTTCTATGGTTAGCATCAAAATTTCCTatgaaaaaaagccaaacaagctggtggagttaatcctttacagtacatttgctGATGTCAGGAAAATCTTTCTCAGATATTGTACAACATTTGAAGCGTtccactttggaggttccactgtaggaTGAAGATGCATTTCTGACTTACCAGGCTGTTTGCAGATGGGAATTTCAGACGGGTCAAAGGTCACTTTAAAGCTAGGCTGCGTTCTCCTGGCTAGCCCCTCCTCTTCCTGCTGAACACACAACTCATTGGCTTGCAGGCGCTCCAGCTGAAAACTAGTCTCCTCCCACAGCGCTCGAAGGTAGGGCAAGCGTTCactgagcacttcctgtccgtccacTCGCACCTTCACCTGCAAGGGGGAAGCAAGCATGTGAAGATGCGAGTGAAGATCTTGGAGGTGACGAGGGTGACATCTCACCATGGCATCTGGACCAAAGCCGCAGGTTCTGCCAATGTGGTGACATGGCACGCCGGTGTCACGGAATCGCCGGCACACGCTTTCTTCATCGGGCTGGGACACTTCCAGAACCAGACCCAACTCTTCACTGAAGAGCAGCTCCATGACTGCACAGTCGACAGGACGATGCATTAGTCAAGGTTTATGAACTACTTAGTGAGGACTACACTCTCAatagccacttcattaggtactcATCTCATACAAGGTGCGTATGAAAGATTGTGCCTGTGTACCTAATGAGGTGGCCAGCTTTCTCACCTCCCTCGGCTCCCTGTGATGACAGGTCCACGTCGATCCCGCGGTTTCCCGCAAATGCCATCTCCAGCAGGCAGGAAATGAGGCCTCCATCGCTGACATCATGTCCTGCACTCAGCAGCTGATCTGAGAGATAAATCACATTAAACCAGCAATCACAAATTAAATATTGTACATCTTCCTCAAATCATCAAATAAAACTATGTATATATCTTCCTCAAATACTAGTTTATTTGAATATAAAGACATACATTTTCCTTCAAATcctattaatttttttattcttttaaaataaaaaataagtataCATCCTTCAAATCCTATAATTtagttgaataaaaaaataaacacatcttCCTCACATCGAATTATGTTAAAtcttaaatgtgtttaaataaagtaaattcctttaagaaaagaaagatgcttcaattttttatttgtgttagatcccacgaaaaaaaacaaacaagtataccaaatcaaaagtaaaacactatatttatatatttctattgttgtcattttcaattaaaaacgattttcttttcaaatctcaaattgttttctacatgaaaaaaaaaattgggaaaataATTCATGGTGTCAAGGcccttttaaataaaaagtattaGTAGTGTCATTATAAAAATGATGACTACTGCTAGTTAAAATTTTTGAATTAGGCAGCAGTAACACACTAACAgaatatctatccatccatccattttctataccgcttctcctcattagggtcgcgggggtatgctggggcctatctcagctgacttcgggcaagaggcggggtacaccctggactggtcaccagccgggcacatatagacaaac harbors:
- the si:dkey-183n20.15 gene encoding RING-HC_RNF170 domain-containing protein isoform X1, which codes for MKSAHFYPSTSQHDRHCPVCLQTASFPVQTNCGHLFCASCLITYWRHGMWLDPISCPLCRQKVSAMCQLFNDTRSDQQSKDILGEIMDYNQRYSGAPRQIRAYLCDAPLLLQLMVRSLGTIEGLVGLFFLRVALCCVGTMVSISSSSLSSSSPIKADPTLCGLLGVLDDLVVVILLLLCVINVNQQIAPERGHPASTGAMESSR
- the si:dkey-183n20.15 gene encoding RING-HC_RNF170 domain-containing protein isoform X2, with protein sequence MKSAHFYPSTSQHDRHCPVCLQTASFPVQTNCGHLFCASCLITYWRHGMWLDPISCPLCRQKVSAMCQLFNDTRSDQQSKDILGEIMDYNQRYSGAPRQLMVRSLGTIEGLVGLFFLRVALCCVGTMVSISSSSLSSSSPIKADPTLCGLLGVLDDLVVVILLLLCVINVNQQIAPERGHPASTGAMESSR